A window of the Sabethes cyaneus chromosome 1, idSabCyanKW18_F2, whole genome shotgun sequence genome harbors these coding sequences:
- the LOC128740789 gene encoding histone H2A-like, protein MSGRGKGGKVKGKAKSRSTRAGLQFPVGRIHRLLRKGNYAERVGAGAPVYLAAVMEYLAAEVLELAGNAARDNKKTRIIPRHLQLAIRNDEELNKLLSGVTIAQGGVLPNIQAVLLPKKTEKKA, encoded by the coding sequence ATGTCTGGACGCGGTAAAGGAGGAAAAGTTAAGGGAAAGGCAAAGTCCCGTTCGACTCGTGCTGGTCTCCAATTCCCGGTAGGCCGTATTCACCGTCTGCTCAGGAAGGGAAACTATGCCGAGCGCGTTGGTGCCGGAGCTCCCGTCTAtctggctgccgtgatggaatacttggcagctgaagtcctggaattggcaggaaatgccGCCCGTGACAATAAGAAGACCCGAATCATCCCCCGTCATCTGCAATTGGCCATCCGCAatgacgaagagttgaacaaactcTTGTCTGGTGTCACTATTGCTCAGGGAGGTGTCCTGCCAAACATCCAAGCCGTCCTTCTACCTAAGAAGACCGAAAAGAAGGCCTAA
- the LOC128740800 gene encoding histone H2B: protein MAPKTSGKAAKKSGKAQKNIAKGDKKKKKPRRKESYAIYIYKVLKQVHPDTGISSKAMSIMNSFVNDIFERIAAEASRLAHYNKRSTITSREVQTSVRLLLPGELAKHAVSEGTKAVTKYTSSK from the coding sequence AtggcaccgaaaaccagtggaaaggccgctaAGAAGTCTGGCAAGGCCCAGAAGAACATTGCGAAGGGagacaagaaaaagaagaagccacgccgcaAGGAGAGCTACGCCATCTACATCTACAAGGTCTTGAAGCAGGTCCACCCCGATACCGGTATCTCCTCGAAAGCCATGAGCATCATGAACAGCTTCGTCAATGACATTTTCGAGCGCATCGCCGCTGAGGCTTCCCGTCTGGCTCACTACAACAAGCGTTCCACGATCACTTCTCGCGAGGTTCAGACCTCCGTGCGTTTGTTGTTGCCAGGAGAATTGGCCAAGCACGCCGTCTCAGAGGGTACTAAGGCTGTCACCAAGTACACGAGCTCCAAGTAA